In Pirellulales bacterium, the following proteins share a genomic window:
- a CDS encoding PQQ-like beta-propeller repeat protein, producing MSRFLALAFVFAILPPDFSKAADEWPQWRGPNRDGHSPDKGLLKEWPEGGPKLVWKATGLGIGYTNVTVSGGRIFLMGDKDGSSYAIVLNLDDGKPIWAEKVGKAGAPGWGAFAGPRCTPTIDGDLVFAVGQYGEVACLEAATGKEVWRKDYIKDFDAKLPEWGYCGMPLVDGKQVILAPGGKNGDLVALDKKTGELIWRSKDFIDGIHYSSPIVAEIGGVRQYIQLTDASVAGISAADGSMLWRAPRKGAVAVIPTPIYRDGFVYVCSGYNTGSNLFKIEETDGKFTAEEVYAEKATMQNQHGGVVLVGKHLFGHSDRKGWTCQDFETGKALWTEKEKLGKGSITYADGLLYLREESAKGGKKSVVALVEPSAEGYKEISRFEQPDRSKESSWPHPVVIGGRLYLRDQDVLLCYDVKE from the coding sequence ATGAGCCGGTTCCTTGCCCTAGCCTTCGTCTTTGCGATTCTTCCGCCCGATTTTTCGAAGGCTGCCGACGAATGGCCGCAATGGCGCGGCCCGAACCGCGACGGGCATTCACCCGATAAAGGATTGCTCAAGGAATGGCCGGAAGGCGGTCCCAAGTTGGTTTGGAAGGCTACCGGACTGGGAATCGGCTATACGAACGTAACCGTATCCGGCGGACGCATTTTCTTAATGGGAGATAAAGACGGTTCTTCTTATGCCATAGTCTTGAACCTCGACGACGGCAAGCCGATCTGGGCCGAGAAGGTCGGCAAGGCCGGCGCGCCGGGCTGGGGCGCTTTTGCGGGACCGCGATGCACGCCCACTATCGACGGCGATTTGGTCTTCGCCGTCGGACAATACGGCGAAGTGGCTTGTTTGGAAGCCGCCACGGGCAAGGAGGTTTGGCGGAAGGATTACATCAAGGATTTCGACGCCAAATTGCCGGAGTGGGGATATTGCGGAATGCCGTTGGTCGATGGCAAGCAGGTGATCCTCGCACCCGGCGGAAAAAACGGCGACCTCGTCGCCTTGGACAAAAAAACCGGGGAGTTGATCTGGCGGAGCAAGGATTTTATCGACGGCATCCATTATTCCTCGCCGATCGTCGCCGAGATCGGCGGCGTGCGGCAGTATATCCAACTCACCGACGCCAGCGTGGCGGGCATCTCCGCCGCCGACGGCAGTATGCTCTGGCGCGCTCCGCGCAAAGGCGCGGTGGCGGTCATCCCCACGCCCATCTACCGCGACGGCTTCGTCTATGTTTGCTCCGGCTATAATACCGGCAGCAATCTTTTCAAGATCGAGGAGACCGACGGCAAGTTCACGGCCGAAGAAGTCTATGCCGAAAAGGCGACGATGCAAAACCAGCACGGCGGCGTGGTGCTGGTCGGCAAGCATCTCTTCGGGCATAGCGATAGAAAGGGTTGGACTTGTCAGGATTTTGAGACGGGGAAGGCTCTTTGGACGGAAAAGGAAAAACTCGGCAAGGGTTCCATCACCTATGCCGACGGCTTGCTCTACCTCCGCGAGGAAAGCGCCAAAGGCGGCAAGAAATCGGTCGTGGCCCTCGTCGAACCCAGCGCCGAAGGCTACAAGGAAATCAGCCGCTTCGAACAGCCGGACCGCAGCAAGGAATCGAGTTGGCCGCATCCGGTGGTCATCGGCGGCCGTTTGTACTTGCGCGATCAGGACGTTTTGCTGTGCTATGACGTGAAGGAGTAA